One Portunus trituberculatus isolate SZX2019 chromosome 43, ASM1759143v1, whole genome shotgun sequence DNA segment encodes these proteins:
- the LOC123518056 gene encoding uncharacterized protein LOC123518056 isoform X1 has translation MSMMGEHIPQRAGGTPEDRQQGPEDSDDEVDGGQLWDTQHQVGYLGLEGEFGGELSPQPSSSAECEHRVSPLDPNLSSAARYSPPPPYSSPVTGIEASLDHPDSPMEDLSHSSSLPIIPTGVSSSISSATGSLVHSESHRLPMPHSSARQISGSRTSSFVSPNSLFTTRSSLSQSQPRWATHNVMSDDENDDDESRPPVLSESVWAKQKRLALRSIVENEASQAGPSGLQSVTPSNRSVFISNPQPGPSGVQDVLQPSSSCIQNRSHAGSSGSRNLPQPSPSNLDAMPSTNKIPNQHHESDSSDSDDRDHESSESLPQLCPSLSSRMRGRMVHLSDGEAEALSGPTSGCEASSSLTGHVTPLSSPSTPADNCIVSSSTGHIDSIPPTPAEFQGNDVSGPCSPVSPSLASAAILDSTVDSTSGREIINTKGQSSDDESDEDNLAASGIELPVMVDAAEEISTSEVDLQHSDDSQEVALLVNPQGMFASGRASTSRFIEHLSLSLSHFSGNSLVPGISGIVNEHRIGSNSLAPSEPGPYLEDPLSTPGPSRVDLPCSSQAGTSQADAPVHQNRDQPSISSTHNMADAVEVLDSSLPLLDIASGLPECSTVSHGDHLDNDAQSQALEGAVVRIENESNDIAENQDEIDPLVSLADTVNDSVNTDNLAADSGNQDFNQLTPSYVLELADESSAGSEDALSSASCDKDELVSVSTKKGSYQSPVTSHQPLLEAEAVTGDSLDNSLGISLTSSQSRKELESDVSLPGTSQEQSLTQQLITSQGNQVSLLVGGSDDSSDGALLMMVTSHPSSLQNIVAHEKSLEKEESGNLLPCLDAPSPQNVPCDEKESPPASVSSIETISTKQNVIATTAGHKDVEVEFIGADFWCGECGHMYAHECPTHHLQDSEKSGRTRAWMSNSAREVTSHKASDADVGRCVDCEQEDDHECPQHHVQAISDKPVQTRAWASLPGQHLAIRKVTGTEEFGVFTRKVIPKRTRFGPLEGIMMDDPSDILPSPGLIYSVLIGEDTFFLDISDEGSSNWMRFVRKATSYLEQNCVVMQIEGSLVFLTSTDILPRTELRVGYSKQYASQRNLHSLEPTQQEISVLESMRKSWPCYECDEGFESSAELQQHLTCHDVVAGDEERKKRKRLKSRRPRANGDAETSSKKMVKRIKMSGEEASSAGSSQIGRVGLQANGEEGPLHHICKICNRAFTKAEVLKIHVISHQTVEIKEEDDGISLKQENKTCPQCFKNFDSEMELSFHVEEHSLCLPLSTKPYKCEFCYKSFLRQDSLQAHSAVHSNEAEKPFRCNMCLRRFCNNSALKTHVKFHIEGSKGYDCPICREGFFSVASLKAHVSTHCVNEQYKCPTCNKDFPTYSKIRRHIRSYHAISPHTCSICSKQMPSTDKLKIHMLSHSDRRDYLCQDCGKRFKRKDKMREHSKRMHSSDRDARASKVAAKAPPKFVPKVDPTDYMQFEYKCHTCLLGFKRRGMLVNHLAKRHPNVDMTSVPELNQPILKATRCYYCQYCEKMYRSSSKRKLHILKYHPGEELPPSSTSHKESTSGEDSTYSQTVGAITTYPHPCKWCYRQYASRARLLRHQRHQHPDVITDSPFMKEYGKDTAEPEVGDIDPLLDDSAGMSGELPLRDQIVEGNLMRNPRVGNMSRGEPSTSGVQGPEDDLLTQAMGEITPLGNGDQYVRLIGAGAEGQPVMLGATQANRSLLMNNDGGQQGATLALVTTDNADTVTLSLPAGQFISLIPGLSVSGAASVVTPDARAASSGRESARMEGVEAQEDNRAASQELQREILSTIRMGPSLSKEESVEQVVLTAHQSPSLSNSVVWQQALSFTNTTT, from the exons ATGAGCATGATGGGGGAGCACATCCCTCAGAGGGCTGGGGGTACCCCTGAGGACAGGCAGCAAGGCCCTGAGGACTCAGACGATGAGGTGGATGGTGGCCAGCTATGGGATACCCAGCACCAG GTGGGGTATCTAGGTCTGGAAGGAGAATTTGGGGGAGAGCTGTCCCCCCAACCATCATCAAGTGCTGAGTGTGAACATCGCGTGAGTCCCTTAGACCCGAACCTGTCATCTGCTGCACGAtactctccacctccaccttacAGCTCACCGGTGACTGGCATAGAAGCCTCTTTAGATCACCCTGATTCTCCTATGGAAGATTTGTCTCATAGCAGCTCCTTGCCTATCATTCCCACTGGTGTCAGTAGCAGCATATCAAGTGCTACAGGGAGCCTGGTCCACTCCGAATCTCACAGGTTACCGATGCCACACTCCTCTGCACGTCAGATCTCAGGCAGTAGGACCAGCAGCTTTGTATCCCCAAACAGCCTCTTCACAACACGGTCCTCTTTATCACAATCACAGCCTCGCTGGGCAACCCATAATGTGATGtctgatgatgaaaatgatgatgatgaaagtcgACCTCCTGTACTAAGTGAAAGTGTTTGGGCAAAGCAGAAAAGATTAGCATTAAGAAGTATTGTAGAAAATGAGGCATCTCAGGCTGGTCCCAGTGGCTTACAGTCAGTCACACCAAGCAATCGCTCTGTCTTTATAAGTAACCCTCAGCCTGGTCCTAGTGGAGTTCAGGATGTGCTGCAGCCCAGCTCAAGCTGCATCCAGAATCGATCTCATGCTGGGTCTAGTGGCTCAAGGAACCTTCCACAACCTAGTCCAAGTAATCTGGATGCCATGCCTTCCACTAACAAAATTCCTAATCAACACCATGAATCTGATTCTTCAGACAGTGATGATAGAGACCATGAGTCATCTGAAAGTTTACCACAGCTGTGCCCCAGCCTGAGTTCCAGGATGAGGGGACGAATGGTTCACCTCAGTGATGGAGAGGCAGAGGCCCTCAGTGGTCCTACCTCAGGATGTGAAGCTAGCAGCAGTTTGACAGGCCATGTGACTCCATTAAGCTCACCAAGCACACCTGCTGATAATTGTATTGTGTCTTCTTCCACTGGTCATATTGATTCAATACCTCCCACACCCGCTGAATTCCAAGGCAATGATGTGTCCGGTCCGTGCAGTCCAGTGTCCCCAAGTCTTGCCAGCGCAGCAATACTGGACTCCACTGTTGACTCCACCAGCGGCAGGGAGATAATTAATACTAAGGGACAGAGTTCGGATGATGAAAGTGATGAAGATAACTTGGCAGCATCAGGAATTGAACTGCCAGTAATGGTTGATGCAGCAGAAGAAATTTCTACCTCAGAAGTTGATCTGCAACATAGTGATGATAGTCAAGAAGTGGCCTTGCTGGTGAATCCACAAGGAATGTTTGCAAGTGGAAGGGCTAGTACCAGTCGTTTTATAGAGCACCTATCACTCTCCTTGTCACATTTTTCTGGTAATTCATTAGTTCCAGGTATATCTGGCATTGTGAATGAGCATCGCATTGGTTCCAATAGCCTTGCACCATCTGAGCCAGGACCATATCTTGAGGATCCTCTGTCCACTCCAGGACCAAGCAGAGTAGACCTCCCATGCTCCTCTCAAGCTGGAACCAGTCAAGCTGATGCACCTGTTCATCAAAACAGAGATCAGCCTTCAATCTCAAGTACACACAATATGGCAGATGCAGTTGAGGTGCTTGACAGTAGTTTACCTTTATTAGATATAGCATCAGGATTACCTGAATGTAGCACAGTCTCTCATGGTGACCACTTAGATAATGATGCACAATCACAAGCCCTTGAAGGAGCTGTGGTGAGGATAGAGAATGAATCAAATGATATTGCAGAGAATCAAGATGAAATAGATCCTCTTGTGTCACTTGCTGATACTGTAAATGACTCTGTAAATACTGACAATTTGGCAGCAGACTCAGGAAACCAAGATTTTAATCAGTTGACTCCATCATATGTACTTGAATTAGCTGATGAAAGCTCAGCAGGCAGTGAAGATGCTCTGAGCTCTGCTTCTTGTGATAAAGATGAGCTTGTTAGTGTAAGTACCAAAAAGGGAAGCTACCAGTCTCCAGTAACAAGTCACCAGCCACTGCTTGAAGCTGAGGCTGTGACTGGGGATTCTTTAGATAACTCCCTCGGAATCTCTCTGACATCTTCACAATCCAGGAAAGAATTAGAATCTGATGTCTCCTTACCAGGGACATCACAGGAACAAAGCCTCACGCAGCAGCTGATAACCTCCCAGGGGAATCAA GTTTCCCTTCtggttggtggtagtgatgacagTAGTGATGGAGCACTTCTGATGATGGTGACCTCTCATCCAAGCTCTCTACAAAACATAGTTGCCCATG AAAAATctttggagaaagaagaaagtggcaaccttcttccttgtcttgatGCACCATCACCTCAG AATGTTCCGTGCGATGAGAAGGAGTCTCCTCCAGCCAGTGTATCCTCTATAGAAACCATTTCCACAAAACAGAATGTGATCGCTACTACTGCTGGTCACAAAGATGTGGAAGTAGAATTCATAGGAGCTGATTTCT GGTGCGGGGAGTGTGGACACATGTATGCCCATGAATGCCCAACACACCACTTGCAAGACTCAGAGAAGTCAGGCAGAACAAGGGCATGGATGTCCAACTCAGCTCGGGAAGTCACCAGCCACAAAGCATCTGATGCTGATG TAGGACGCTGTGTGGACTGTGAGCAGGAGGATGACCATGAGTGTCCACAGCATCATGTGCAGGCCATATCAGACAAGCCTGTGCAGACCAGAGCTTGGGCGTCACTTCCTGGTCAACATTTGGCCATTCGTAAAGTTACAGGCACTGAAG AGTTTGGTGTGTTCACTCGAAAAGTCATTCCAAAGCGGACTCGTTTTGGGCCCTTGGAAGGCATCATGATGGACGACCCCAGTGACATTCTGCCCTCTCCTGGCCTCATCTACTCTGTTCTGATAGGAGAAGATACATTTTTTCTGGATATCTCTGATGAAG GCTCCTCTAATTGGATGAGATTTGTGAGGAAAGCAACAAGTTACCTAGAGCAGAACTGTGTGGTGATGCAGATTGAAGGTTCTTTGGTGTTCCTCACCAGTACCGACATTCTTCCTCGCACAGAACTCAGAGTCGG ATACTCCAAGCAGTATGCCAGCCAAAGGAACCTGCACTCACTAGAGCCAACACAGCAGGAAATATCAG TGCTGGAGTCAATGAGGAAGTCTTGGCCATGCTATGAGTGTGATGAAGGATTTGAGTCTTCCGCTGAGCTGCAGCAACACCTCACCTGTCATGATGTG GTTGCTGGAGATGAGGAACGTAAAAAGCGCAAGAGGCTAAAATCTCGTCGGCCACGTGCCAATGGTGATGCTGAGACATCCTCCAAGAAGATGGTCAAGAGGATAAAG ATGTCTGGAGAAGAGGCTTCATCTGCTGGTTCATCTCAGATTGGAAGAGT CGGTCTTCAAGCAAATGGAGAGGAGGGTCCCCTGCATCACATATGCAAGATATGCAATCGTGCTTTCACCAAAGCAGAA GTCTTGAAAATTCATGTAATTAGTCATCAAACTGTGGAAattaaagaagaggatgatggaaTAAGTTTGaagcaagaaaacaagacaTGCCCTCAGTGTTTCAAG aaCTTTGATAGTGAGATGGAACTGTCCTTTCATGTGGAAGAACACAGCTTGTGTTTGCCATTGTCCACCAAACCATACAAATGTGAATTCTGCTATAAA TCATTTCTGCGGCAAGACAGCTTACAGGCCCACTCAGCTGTCCACAGTAATGAAGCAGAGAAGCCCTTCCGGTGCAATATGTGTCTGAGGCGCTTCTGCAATAACTCTGCTCTCAAGACTCATGTCAAATTCCACattg AAGGCAGTAAAGGCTATGACTGCCCCATTTGCAGGGAAGGGTTCTTCTCTGTGGCCAGTCTGAAGGCCCATGTCTCCACTCACTGTGTCAATGAGCAGTATAAGTGTCCCACCTGCAACAAG GATTTTCCTACATATAGTAAAATTCGACGCCACATAAGATCGTACCATGCCATCTCGCCTCACACGTGCTCCATATGCAGCAAGCAGATGCCCTCCACTGACAAATTAAAAATCCACATGTTAAG TCACTCAGATCGGAGGGATTACCTATGCCAAGACTGTGGAAAAAGATTTAAGCGGAAAGACAAGATGCGAGAACACTCCAAGCGCATGCACTCCTCTGATCGTGATGCTCGGGCTTCCAAGGTTGCTGCCAAGGCACCTCCAAAGTTTGTCCCAAAG gTAGACCCAACAGACTACATGCAGTTTGAGTACAAGTGTCATACCTGCCTTCTGGGAttcaagaggagaggaatgctTGTGAATCACTTAGCCAAACGTCATCCAAACGTTGACATGACTAGTGTACCAGAGCTCAACCAGCCAATCCTCAAGGCCACacgctgctactactgccagtaTTGTGAGAAG ATGTATCGTAGCAGCAGCAAACGCAAGTTACACATCTTAAAGTATCACCCAGGAGAGGAGCTTCCCCCATCCTCCACGTCACATAAAGAGAGTACAAGTGGAGAGGATTCCACTTACTCACAAACTGTTGGTGCTATTACTACTTACCCACATCCTTGTAAGTGGTGTTACCGCCAGTATGCCTCCAGAGCACGATTATTGCGGCATCAGCGCCACCAACACCCAGATGTTATTACTGATAGTCCCTTCATGAAGGAATATGGGAAGGACACAGCTGAGCCAGAAGTAGGTGACATAGATCCTCTTCTTGATGATTCTGCTGGTATGTCAGGTGAACTTCCCCTCAGAGATCAAATTGTAGAGGGCAACTTAATGCGAAATCCTCGGGTAGGTAATATGTCAAGAGGGGAGCCTAGCACTTCAGGAGTTCAGGGTCCTGAGGATGACCTCCTAACTCAGGCCATGGGAGAAATAACGCCTTTAGGAAATGGAGACCAGTATGTGCGATTGATTGGAGCTGGAGCAGAAGGCCAACCAGTAATGCTAGGGGCAACACAAGCTAATCGTTCACTCTTGATGAACAATGATGGTGGACAGCAAGGAGCCACTTTAGCTTTGGTCACCACAGACAATGCAGATACTGTCACTTTGTCTCTTCCTGCTGGACAGttcatttctcttattcctgGCTTGTCTGTGTCTGGGGCTGCTTCAGTGGTAACCCCAGATGCAAGGGCAGCCTCCAGTGGTAGAGAATCAGCACGCATGGAAGGTGTTGAAGCTCAGGAAGATAACAGGGCAGCCAGTCAGGAGCTTCAGAGAGAGATCCTGTCCACAATAAGAATGGGTCCCAGTCTCAGCAAGGAGGAATCAGTTGAACAAGTGGTACTGACAGCCCACCAGTCACCTTCTCTTTCAAACTCAGTGGTATGGCAACAAGCACTCTCTTTCACTAATACAACTACTTAA
- the LOC123518056 gene encoding uncharacterized protein LOC123518056 isoform X2, with translation MSMMGEHIPQRAGGTPEDRQQGPEDSDDEVDGGQLWDTQHQVGYLGLEGEFGGELSPQPSSSAECEHRVSPLDPNLSSAARYSPPPPYSSPVTGIEASLDHPDSPMEDLSHSSSLPIIPTGVSSSISSATGSLVHSESHRLPMPHSSARQISGSRTSSFVSPNSLFTTRSSLSQSQPRWATHNVMSDDENDDDESRPPVLSESVWAKQKRLALRSIVENEASQAGPSGLQSVTPSNRSVFISNPQPGPSGVQDVLQPSSSCIQNRSHAGSSGSRNLPQPSPSNLDAMPSTNKIPNQHHESDSSDSDDRDHESSESLPQLCPSLSSRMRGRMVHLSDGEAEALSGPTSGCEASSSLTGHVTPLSSPSTPADNCIVSSSTGHIDSIPPTPAEFQGNDVSGPCSPVSPSLASAAILDSTVDSTSGREIINTKGQSSDDESDEDNLAASGIELPVMVDAAEEISTSEVDLQHSDDSQEVALLVNPQGMFASGRASTSRFIEHLSLSLSHFSGNSLVPGISGIVNEHRIGSNSLAPSEPGPYLEDPLSTPGPSRVDLPCSSQAGTSQADAPVHQNRDQPSISSTHNMADAVEVLDSSLPLLDIASGLPECSTVSHGDHLDNDAQSQALEGAVVRIENESNDIAENQDEIDPLVSLADTVNDSVNTDNLAADSGNQDFNQLTPSYVLELADESSAGSEDALSSASCDKDELVSVSTKKGSYQSPVTSHQPLLEAEAVTGDSLDNSLGISLTSSQSRKELESDVSLPGTSQEQSLTQQLITSQGNQVSLLVGGSDDSSDGALLMMVTSHPSSLQNIVAHEKSLEKEESGNLLPCLDAPSPQNVPCDEKESPPASVSSIETISTKQNVIATTAGHKDVEVEFIGADFWCGECGHMYAHECPTHHLQDSEKSGRTRAWMSNSAREVTSHKASDADVGRCVDCEQEDDHECPQHHVQAISDKPVQTRAWASLPGQHLAIRKVTGTEEFGVFTRKVIPKRTRFGPLEGIMMDDPSDILPSPGLIYSVLIGEDTFFLDISDEGSSNWMRFVRKATSYLEQNCVVMQIEGSLVFLTSTDILPRTELRVGYSKQYASQRNLHSLEPTQQEISVLESMRKSWPCYECDEGFESSAELQQHLTCHDVVAGDEERKKRKRLKSRRPRANGDAETSSKKMVKRIKMSGEEASSAGSSQIGRVGLQANGEEGPLHHICKICNRAFTKAEVLKIHVISHQTVEIKEEDDGISLKQENKTCPQCFKNFDSEMELSFHVEEHSLCLPLSTKPYKCEFCYKSFLRQDSLQAHSAVHSNEAEKPFRCNMCLRRFCNNSALKTHVKFHIGSKGYDCPICREGFFSVASLKAHVSTHCVNEQYKCPTCNKDFPTYSKIRRHIRSYHAISPHTCSICSKQMPSTDKLKIHMLSHSDRRDYLCQDCGKRFKRKDKMREHSKRMHSSDRDARASKVAAKAPPKFVPKVDPTDYMQFEYKCHTCLLGFKRRGMLVNHLAKRHPNVDMTSVPELNQPILKATRCYYCQYCEKMYRSSSKRKLHILKYHPGEELPPSSTSHKESTSGEDSTYSQTVGAITTYPHPCKWCYRQYASRARLLRHQRHQHPDVITDSPFMKEYGKDTAEPEVGDIDPLLDDSAGMSGELPLRDQIVEGNLMRNPRVGNMSRGEPSTSGVQGPEDDLLTQAMGEITPLGNGDQYVRLIGAGAEGQPVMLGATQANRSLLMNNDGGQQGATLALVTTDNADTVTLSLPAGQFISLIPGLSVSGAASVVTPDARAASSGRESARMEGVEAQEDNRAASQELQREILSTIRMGPSLSKEESVEQVVLTAHQSPSLSNSVVWQQALSFTNTTT, from the exons ATGAGCATGATGGGGGAGCACATCCCTCAGAGGGCTGGGGGTACCCCTGAGGACAGGCAGCAAGGCCCTGAGGACTCAGACGATGAGGTGGATGGTGGCCAGCTATGGGATACCCAGCACCAG GTGGGGTATCTAGGTCTGGAAGGAGAATTTGGGGGAGAGCTGTCCCCCCAACCATCATCAAGTGCTGAGTGTGAACATCGCGTGAGTCCCTTAGACCCGAACCTGTCATCTGCTGCACGAtactctccacctccaccttacAGCTCACCGGTGACTGGCATAGAAGCCTCTTTAGATCACCCTGATTCTCCTATGGAAGATTTGTCTCATAGCAGCTCCTTGCCTATCATTCCCACTGGTGTCAGTAGCAGCATATCAAGTGCTACAGGGAGCCTGGTCCACTCCGAATCTCACAGGTTACCGATGCCACACTCCTCTGCACGTCAGATCTCAGGCAGTAGGACCAGCAGCTTTGTATCCCCAAACAGCCTCTTCACAACACGGTCCTCTTTATCACAATCACAGCCTCGCTGGGCAACCCATAATGTGATGtctgatgatgaaaatgatgatgatgaaagtcgACCTCCTGTACTAAGTGAAAGTGTTTGGGCAAAGCAGAAAAGATTAGCATTAAGAAGTATTGTAGAAAATGAGGCATCTCAGGCTGGTCCCAGTGGCTTACAGTCAGTCACACCAAGCAATCGCTCTGTCTTTATAAGTAACCCTCAGCCTGGTCCTAGTGGAGTTCAGGATGTGCTGCAGCCCAGCTCAAGCTGCATCCAGAATCGATCTCATGCTGGGTCTAGTGGCTCAAGGAACCTTCCACAACCTAGTCCAAGTAATCTGGATGCCATGCCTTCCACTAACAAAATTCCTAATCAACACCATGAATCTGATTCTTCAGACAGTGATGATAGAGACCATGAGTCATCTGAAAGTTTACCACAGCTGTGCCCCAGCCTGAGTTCCAGGATGAGGGGACGAATGGTTCACCTCAGTGATGGAGAGGCAGAGGCCCTCAGTGGTCCTACCTCAGGATGTGAAGCTAGCAGCAGTTTGACAGGCCATGTGACTCCATTAAGCTCACCAAGCACACCTGCTGATAATTGTATTGTGTCTTCTTCCACTGGTCATATTGATTCAATACCTCCCACACCCGCTGAATTCCAAGGCAATGATGTGTCCGGTCCGTGCAGTCCAGTGTCCCCAAGTCTTGCCAGCGCAGCAATACTGGACTCCACTGTTGACTCCACCAGCGGCAGGGAGATAATTAATACTAAGGGACAGAGTTCGGATGATGAAAGTGATGAAGATAACTTGGCAGCATCAGGAATTGAACTGCCAGTAATGGTTGATGCAGCAGAAGAAATTTCTACCTCAGAAGTTGATCTGCAACATAGTGATGATAGTCAAGAAGTGGCCTTGCTGGTGAATCCACAAGGAATGTTTGCAAGTGGAAGGGCTAGTACCAGTCGTTTTATAGAGCACCTATCACTCTCCTTGTCACATTTTTCTGGTAATTCATTAGTTCCAGGTATATCTGGCATTGTGAATGAGCATCGCATTGGTTCCAATAGCCTTGCACCATCTGAGCCAGGACCATATCTTGAGGATCCTCTGTCCACTCCAGGACCAAGCAGAGTAGACCTCCCATGCTCCTCTCAAGCTGGAACCAGTCAAGCTGATGCACCTGTTCATCAAAACAGAGATCAGCCTTCAATCTCAAGTACACACAATATGGCAGATGCAGTTGAGGTGCTTGACAGTAGTTTACCTTTATTAGATATAGCATCAGGATTACCTGAATGTAGCACAGTCTCTCATGGTGACCACTTAGATAATGATGCACAATCACAAGCCCTTGAAGGAGCTGTGGTGAGGATAGAGAATGAATCAAATGATATTGCAGAGAATCAAGATGAAATAGATCCTCTTGTGTCACTTGCTGATACTGTAAATGACTCTGTAAATACTGACAATTTGGCAGCAGACTCAGGAAACCAAGATTTTAATCAGTTGACTCCATCATATGTACTTGAATTAGCTGATGAAAGCTCAGCAGGCAGTGAAGATGCTCTGAGCTCTGCTTCTTGTGATAAAGATGAGCTTGTTAGTGTAAGTACCAAAAAGGGAAGCTACCAGTCTCCAGTAACAAGTCACCAGCCACTGCTTGAAGCTGAGGCTGTGACTGGGGATTCTTTAGATAACTCCCTCGGAATCTCTCTGACATCTTCACAATCCAGGAAAGAATTAGAATCTGATGTCTCCTTACCAGGGACATCACAGGAACAAAGCCTCACGCAGCAGCTGATAACCTCCCAGGGGAATCAA GTTTCCCTTCtggttggtggtagtgatgacagTAGTGATGGAGCACTTCTGATGATGGTGACCTCTCATCCAAGCTCTCTACAAAACATAGTTGCCCATG AAAAATctttggagaaagaagaaagtggcaaccttcttccttgtcttgatGCACCATCACCTCAG AATGTTCCGTGCGATGAGAAGGAGTCTCCTCCAGCCAGTGTATCCTCTATAGAAACCATTTCCACAAAACAGAATGTGATCGCTACTACTGCTGGTCACAAAGATGTGGAAGTAGAATTCATAGGAGCTGATTTCT GGTGCGGGGAGTGTGGACACATGTATGCCCATGAATGCCCAACACACCACTTGCAAGACTCAGAGAAGTCAGGCAGAACAAGGGCATGGATGTCCAACTCAGCTCGGGAAGTCACCAGCCACAAAGCATCTGATGCTGATG TAGGACGCTGTGTGGACTGTGAGCAGGAGGATGACCATGAGTGTCCACAGCATCATGTGCAGGCCATATCAGACAAGCCTGTGCAGACCAGAGCTTGGGCGTCACTTCCTGGTCAACATTTGGCCATTCGTAAAGTTACAGGCACTGAAG AGTTTGGTGTGTTCACTCGAAAAGTCATTCCAAAGCGGACTCGTTTTGGGCCCTTGGAAGGCATCATGATGGACGACCCCAGTGACATTCTGCCCTCTCCTGGCCTCATCTACTCTGTTCTGATAGGAGAAGATACATTTTTTCTGGATATCTCTGATGAAG GCTCCTCTAATTGGATGAGATTTGTGAGGAAAGCAACAAGTTACCTAGAGCAGAACTGTGTGGTGATGCAGATTGAAGGTTCTTTGGTGTTCCTCACCAGTACCGACATTCTTCCTCGCACAGAACTCAGAGTCGG ATACTCCAAGCAGTATGCCAGCCAAAGGAACCTGCACTCACTAGAGCCAACACAGCAGGAAATATCAG TGCTGGAGTCAATGAGGAAGTCTTGGCCATGCTATGAGTGTGATGAAGGATTTGAGTCTTCCGCTGAGCTGCAGCAACACCTCACCTGTCATGATGTG GTTGCTGGAGATGAGGAACGTAAAAAGCGCAAGAGGCTAAAATCTCGTCGGCCACGTGCCAATGGTGATGCTGAGACATCCTCCAAGAAGATGGTCAAGAGGATAAAG ATGTCTGGAGAAGAGGCTTCATCTGCTGGTTCATCTCAGATTGGAAGAGT CGGTCTTCAAGCAAATGGAGAGGAGGGTCCCCTGCATCACATATGCAAGATATGCAATCGTGCTTTCACCAAAGCAGAA GTCTTGAAAATTCATGTAATTAGTCATCAAACTGTGGAAattaaagaagaggatgatggaaTAAGTTTGaagcaagaaaacaagacaTGCCCTCAGTGTTTCAAG aaCTTTGATAGTGAGATGGAACTGTCCTTTCATGTGGAAGAACACAGCTTGTGTTTGCCATTGTCCACCAAACCATACAAATGTGAATTCTGCTATAAA TCATTTCTGCGGCAAGACAGCTTACAGGCCCACTCAGCTGTCCACAGTAATGAAGCAGAGAAGCCCTTCCGGTGCAATATGTGTCTGAGGCGCTTCTGCAATAACTCTGCTCTCAAGACTCATGTCAAATTCCACattg GCAGTAAAGGCTATGACTGCCCCATTTGCAGGGAAGGGTTCTTCTCTGTGGCCAGTCTGAAGGCCCATGTCTCCACTCACTGTGTCAATGAGCAGTATAAGTGTCCCACCTGCAACAAG GATTTTCCTACATATAGTAAAATTCGACGCCACATAAGATCGTACCATGCCATCTCGCCTCACACGTGCTCCATATGCAGCAAGCAGATGCCCTCCACTGACAAATTAAAAATCCACATGTTAAG TCACTCAGATCGGAGGGATTACCTATGCCAAGACTGTGGAAAAAGATTTAAGCGGAAAGACAAGATGCGAGAACACTCCAAGCGCATGCACTCCTCTGATCGTGATGCTCGGGCTTCCAAGGTTGCTGCCAAGGCACCTCCAAAGTTTGTCCCAAAG gTAGACCCAACAGACTACATGCAGTTTGAGTACAAGTGTCATACCTGCCTTCTGGGAttcaagaggagaggaatgctTGTGAATCACTTAGCCAAACGTCATCCAAACGTTGACATGACTAGTGTACCAGAGCTCAACCAGCCAATCCTCAAGGCCACacgctgctactactgccagtaTTGTGAGAAG ATGTATCGTAGCAGCAGCAAACGCAAGTTACACATCTTAAAGTATCACCCAGGAGAGGAGCTTCCCCCATCCTCCACGTCACATAAAGAGAGTACAAGTGGAGAGGATTCCACTTACTCACAAACTGTTGGTGCTATTACTACTTACCCACATCCTTGTAAGTGGTGTTACCGCCAGTATGCCTCCAGAGCACGATTATTGCGGCATCAGCGCCACCAACACCCAGATGTTATTACTGATAGTCCCTTCATGAAGGAATATGGGAAGGACACAGCTGAGCCAGAAGTAGGTGACATAGATCCTCTTCTTGATGATTCTGCTGGTATGTCAGGTGAACTTCCCCTCAGAGATCAAATTGTAGAGGGCAACTTAATGCGAAATCCTCGGGTAGGTAATATGTCAAGAGGGGAGCCTAGCACTTCAGGAGTTCAGGGTCCTGAGGATGACCTCCTAACTCAGGCCATGGGAGAAATAACGCCTTTAGGAAATGGAGACCAGTATGTGCGATTGATTGGAGCTGGAGCAGAAGGCCAACCAGTAATGCTAGGGGCAACACAAGCTAATCGTTCACTCTTGATGAACAATGATGGTGGACAGCAAGGAGCCACTTTAGCTTTGGTCACCACAGACAATGCAGATACTGTCACTTTGTCTCTTCCTGCTGGACAGttcatttctcttattcctgGCTTGTCTGTGTCTGGGGCTGCTTCAGTGGTAACCCCAGATGCAAGGGCAGCCTCCAGTGGTAGAGAATCAGCACGCATGGAAGGTGTTGAAGCTCAGGAAGATAACAGGGCAGCCAGTCAGGAGCTTCAGAGAGAGATCCTGTCCACAATAAGAATGGGTCCCAGTCTCAGCAAGGAGGAATCAGTTGAACAAGTGGTACTGACAGCCCACCAGTCACCTTCTCTTTCAAACTCAGTGGTATGGCAACAAGCACTCTCTTTCACTAATACAACTACTTAA